One cyanobiont of Ornithocercus magnificus DNA segment encodes these proteins:
- a CDS encoding phosphate acyltransferase PlsX: MAASNVAGNAACNIVSGAGTVLQPLVIDPLRRLQGVVPSPRARAGDKNIDDAERIWIAVDGMGGDRAPGPVLQGCLQALECLPLKIRFVGETDTVRNAAQSMNLSEGLETAIAAKRLELVASGPSVGMDDDVTAVRRKRDASVNVAMDLMRKGQAAAVFSAGNSGAVMASAIFRLGRLAGIDRPAIGALLPTKEPGQPVLVLDVGANMDCKPAYLHQFALLGNIYSRDILQVPRPCIGLLNIGEEDCKGNELCLRTYKLLRQDRRLHFAGNCEGHDILSGAFNVIVCDGFTGNVLLKFLESVGGVLLDVLRTELPRGRRGKVGSAFLRNNLRRIRKQLDHAEHGGALLLGVNGVCVVGHGSSDAPSVINALRLAHSAASHSIMDDLAALEPSAAAGT, encoded by the coding sequence ATGGCAGCCAGCAACGTTGCTGGAAATGCGGCCTGCAATATTGTCTCAGGAGCTGGGACAGTGCTGCAACCGCTAGTAATTGACCCACTAAGACGTCTACAAGGTGTTGTCCCATCGCCTAGGGCTAGGGCAGGAGATAAAAACATTGACGATGCTGAGCGGATCTGGATCGCTGTAGATGGAATGGGGGGCGATCGTGCGCCTGGGCCTGTCCTACAAGGATGTCTACAAGCACTGGAGTGCCTGCCACTGAAAATCCGCTTCGTTGGAGAGACTGACACTGTCCGCAATGCGGCTCAATCGATGAATCTCAGCGAAGGCCTTGAGACAGCTATTGCGGCTAAGCGCCTGGAACTAGTTGCCAGCGGACCATCAGTTGGAATGGATGATGATGTCACCGCCGTGCGTCGCAAGCGGGATGCCAGCGTCAATGTAGCTATGGACCTAATGAGAAAAGGCCAAGCTGCCGCAGTTTTCTCTGCTGGCAACTCTGGTGCAGTTATGGCTTCTGCTATCTTCCGTCTTGGGCGTCTTGCAGGAATTGATAGACCTGCCATCGGCGCCCTCTTGCCAACAAAAGAGCCAGGGCAACCAGTCTTGGTGCTGGACGTGGGCGCTAATATGGACTGCAAGCCAGCATACCTACACCAATTCGCACTGTTGGGAAACATCTACAGTCGAGACATCTTGCAAGTGCCAAGACCATGCATAGGTTTGCTCAATATTGGGGAAGAGGATTGCAAGGGTAATGAGCTCTGCTTACGCACCTACAAGTTGCTTCGTCAAGATAGACGGCTCCACTTTGCAGGCAACTGTGAAGGGCATGACATTCTCTCAGGTGCCTTCAACGTAATTGTCTGCGACGGGTTTACTGGCAATGTCCTACTGAAGTTCCTCGAGTCGGTGGGCGGGGTGTTGCTGGACGTCTTGCGCACAGAACTGCCACGGGGTCGCAGAGGTAAGGTAGGGTCTGCATTTCTGCGCAACAATCTACGGCGTATCAGAAAGCAGCTAGACCATGCAGAGCACGGTGGTGCCTTGTTGCTAGGTGTGAACGGAGTATGTGTGGTTGGACACGGTAGTAGTGATGCGCCTTCAGTTATCAACGCTCTCCGTCTCGCCCACTCTGCAGCTAGCCACAGCATCATGGATGACTTAGCTGCACTAGAACCCTCTGCTGCTGCAGGTACTTGA
- a CDS encoding [acyl-carrier-protein] S-malonyltransferase, with product MSIAWVFPGQGSQKVGMAEPVLTLPNAEERFALASHLLGRNLLAICRGETAGNGPSDLNDTRNTQPALFTIASVLVDDLLQQGREPSFMAGHSLGELIALYAAGVFQFETGLKLILRRSDLMAAAGGGAMSAVIGFNRSELEELVAQSTDVVIANDNSSAQVVLSGTPDAVSSVTTRLRCKRVVPLAVSGAFHSPFMAEAANIFGAELEQTAFEDAKVPVLSNTDPTPSCDGAVLKKRLHDQMTTGVRWREIMESLSRENVRTLVEIGPGNVLSGLAKRAMEGVNTSQISSAGDLGHTDP from the coding sequence ATGTCAATTGCTTGGGTTTTTCCTGGTCAAGGCTCCCAGAAAGTAGGTATGGCCGAGCCAGTCTTAACTCTGCCTAATGCCGAGGAGCGCTTTGCTTTAGCGTCTCATCTACTTGGGAGAAACCTTCTCGCTATCTGCCGCGGGGAAACAGCAGGAAATGGCCCTAGTGATCTAAATGATACGCGCAATACACAGCCAGCTCTCTTCACCATAGCCTCTGTATTAGTTGACGATTTACTACAACAGGGCCGAGAACCATCTTTCATGGCTGGGCATAGCTTGGGTGAACTGATCGCCCTCTATGCTGCTGGCGTTTTCCAGTTTGAGACTGGTCTGAAACTAATACTGAGGCGATCAGATTTAATGGCAGCTGCTGGCGGTGGTGCCATGTCAGCAGTTATCGGCTTCAATCGCTCTGAGTTAGAAGAACTAGTAGCCCAATCTACTGATGTAGTAATTGCTAACGACAACAGTTCTGCTCAGGTAGTTTTATCGGGCACGCCGGATGCAGTTAGTAGTGTAACCACACGTCTGCGCTGCAAACGTGTGGTTCCTCTGGCAGTTTCCGGAGCATTTCACTCACCTTTCATGGCCGAGGCGGCTAATATTTTTGGGGCAGAATTGGAACAAACGGCCTTTGAAGATGCAAAGGTTCCAGTATTGAGCAACACCGATCCAACTCCATCCTGTGATGGTGCCGTATTGAAGAAACGCCTTCATGATCAAATGACAACTGGGGTTCGCTGGCGTGAGATAATGGAATCCTTGTCCAGAGAAAATGTCCGTACCCTAGTAGAAATTGGACCAGGAAATGTGCTTAGTGGGCTTGCAAAAAGAGCAATGGAGGGAGTTAACACTAGTCAGATAAGTAGTGCTGGGGATCTCGGCCACACGGACCCATGA
- a CDS encoding ketoacyl-ACP synthase III translates to MALVGSGSATPQLRISNDQISRRVETNDEWIRSRTGIRERRIVDQEGGLTALAAGAGQKALEMAGWSPADVDLILLATSTPDDLFGMAPAVQAALGNSKAAAFDLTAACSGFLFSLVTAAQFLQTGVVRKALVIAADQLSRWVDWNDRRTCVLFGDGAGALAMEAVDVENNGLLGFRIRSDGARGDCLNLPQTQTFLPLVDGHRHQQGGYQPIQMNGQEVYKFAVREVPALLEKVMAAAEISPPEIDWLLLHQANQRILDAVATRFSIPAERVLSNLAAYGNTSAATIPLMLDEAVRDGRVLPGHCIASSGFGAGLSWGAALFRWKGPN, encoded by the coding sequence GTGGCCTTAGTCGGTAGCGGCAGTGCCACCCCCCAGCTCAGGATCAGCAACGATCAGATCAGTCGGCGTGTCGAGACTAACGACGAATGGATACGCAGCCGTACTGGCATTAGAGAACGACGTATTGTCGATCAGGAGGGTGGTCTTACTGCTCTAGCCGCCGGTGCAGGTCAGAAGGCTCTGGAGATGGCAGGCTGGAGTCCTGCTGATGTGGACCTTATCCTCCTGGCCACATCTACACCTGATGATTTATTTGGTATGGCCCCAGCAGTACAGGCTGCACTTGGAAATTCTAAAGCCGCAGCCTTTGACCTAACAGCAGCCTGCAGTGGTTTTCTCTTTAGTCTGGTAACCGCAGCACAGTTTCTCCAGACTGGTGTTGTGCGCAAAGCCCTTGTGATTGCTGCCGACCAGCTCAGCCGCTGGGTTGATTGGAACGACCGGCGCACCTGCGTGCTGTTTGGTGATGGTGCTGGTGCTCTTGCCATGGAAGCAGTCGATGTGGAGAACAATGGTCTCCTTGGATTCCGTATACGCTCTGATGGTGCACGTGGTGATTGCTTAAATCTACCGCAAACACAGACTTTTCTGCCACTAGTGGACGGGCATCGCCATCAACAAGGTGGTTATCAACCAATCCAGATGAATGGTCAAGAGGTGTACAAATTTGCTGTTCGGGAAGTTCCAGCTCTTCTCGAGAAGGTAATGGCTGCAGCAGAAATATCTCCGCCAGAGATTGACTGGTTGCTACTGCACCAAGCCAACCAGCGTATTCTGGATGCAGTAGCGACACGCTTCTCTATCCCAGCAGAAAGGGTCCTCAGCAACCTAGCAGCCTATGGCAACACTTCAGCAGCAACTATTCCCTTGATGTTGGATGAGGCTGTGCGCGACGGACGAGTCCTGCCAGGCCATTGCATTGCTAGCAGCGGCTTCGGTGCAGGTCTTAGCTGGGGGGCTGCCCTGTTCCGCTGGAAAGGTCCCAACTAA
- a CDS encoding putative metal-binding cluster containing protein, with product MCICVNCRWVDRCQTYHAVERQHGVPHLSGSPDLMPVSPRVHISVTDLPDGGTGIEWDVQACDSFASDLGRWQRLRPGEICPQ from the coding sequence ATGTGCATCTGTGTGAATTGCCGATGGGTTGACCGCTGTCAGACCTATCATGCAGTAGAACGTCAGCATGGAGTACCTCACCTATCAGGCTCACCGGACCTTATGCCTGTGAGCCCACGTGTTCACATCAGTGTGACTGATCTCCCTGATGGAGGCACAGGCATTGAATGGGATGTACAAGCGTGCGATAGCTTTGCTTCTGATCTCGGGCGTTGGCAGCGGCTTCGGCCTGGGGAGATTTGCCCCCAGTGA
- a CDS encoding 1-acyl-sn-glycerol-3-phosphate acyltransferase, translating into MKSFWKRGTHQVPLLLNARPSLAYRLVNGLLVFPIFRIVLRGRISGSQWVPRQGPIVVVANHGSYLDPPLLGHALGRPVAFMAKAELFYVPLLGPLIRACGAYPVYRGTGDLNAIRVASQRLADGWATGVFLDGTRQSDGRVHQPLPGAALLSSRYQAPLLPVAIINSHRALGRGRCWPVPVPVHLRIGKPILPPMSCRKSDLRSITHELMSRINALLDQGLITYSEQRPSILP; encoded by the coding sequence ATGAAGTCTTTTTGGAAGAGAGGCACTCACCAGGTCCCGCTTTTACTAAACGCTCGCCCGAGCCTTGCCTACCGCTTAGTTAATGGTTTACTGGTATTTCCAATTTTCCGTATAGTATTGCGCGGTAGAATTAGCGGTAGCCAGTGGGTACCCAGACAAGGCCCGATTGTAGTTGTAGCTAATCACGGGTCTTACCTTGACCCGCCCCTTCTTGGACATGCACTTGGCCGTCCTGTAGCCTTTATGGCTAAGGCTGAGCTCTTCTACGTTCCGCTTCTAGGCCCTCTAATTCGTGCTTGTGGTGCTTATCCTGTATATCGTGGTACTGGTGATCTCAACGCCATTCGAGTGGCAAGCCAACGTTTGGCAGATGGTTGGGCAACTGGCGTATTCCTGGATGGGACACGACAGAGTGATGGAAGGGTGCATCAGCCACTTCCTGGAGCTGCACTTTTGTCCTCACGCTACCAAGCGCCCCTGCTGCCAGTGGCGATTATTAACAGTCACCGCGCGCTTGGTCGCGGTCGATGCTGGCCTGTTCCAGTTCCCGTACATCTCAGGATCGGAAAGCCTATTCTGCCTCCCATGAGTTGTCGTAAGAGTGATCTCAGGAGTATCACTCATGAACTAATGTCTCGTATAAACGCCCTCTTGGATCAGGGCCTAATTACCTACAGCGAACAGCGGCCCAGCATACTTCCTTAG
- a CDS encoding DNA-binding response regulator encodes MTANSPSSKEKILVVDDEASIRRILETRLSMIGYDVITASDGQEALESFRTCEPDLVVLDVMMPKLDGYGVCQELRKESDVPIVMLTALGDVADRITGLELGADDYVVKPFSPKELEARIRCVLRRVEKEQIAGIPNSGVILVGNLRIDTNKRQVFRDDERMRLTGMEFSLLELLVSRSGEPFSRGEILKEVWGYTPERHVDTRVVDVHISRLRSKLEDDPANPELILTARGTGYLFQRIVDSVASEGS; translated from the coding sequence ATGACGGCAAACAGTCCATCCTCCAAGGAAAAAATTCTCGTTGTAGACGACGAGGCCAGCATCCGCCGTATCCTTGAAACCCGCCTCTCAATGATCGGATACGACGTCATTACGGCAAGTGACGGGCAAGAGGCACTGGAAAGCTTCCGCACTTGCGAGCCAGATCTCGTCGTGCTAGATGTCATGATGCCAAAACTTGATGGCTACGGCGTCTGCCAAGAATTGAGAAAGGAGTCAGATGTCCCGATTGTGATGCTTACCGCACTGGGCGATGTAGCTGACCGAATCACCGGACTAGAGCTAGGAGCTGATGATTATGTTGTCAAACCCTTTAGTCCTAAGGAGCTAGAAGCTCGTATTCGATGCGTCTTGCGTCGCGTTGAGAAAGAGCAGATCGCTGGTATTCCCAATTCTGGTGTAATTTTGGTCGGTAACCTACGGATAGACACAAACAAGCGGCAAGTCTTCCGCGATGATGAACGCATGCGACTGACTGGCATGGAGTTTAGCCTACTAGAGCTTCTAGTAAGTCGCTCTGGTGAGCCCTTTAGCCGTGGCGAGATCCTGAAGGAAGTCTGGGGTTATACCCCAGAGCGACACGTAGATACCCGTGTAGTTGATGTCCATATCTCCAGACTTCGGTCCAAACTAGAGGATGACCCGGCCAACCCCGAGCTTATCCTCACAGCCCGTGGCACCGGATACTTGTTCCAGCGCATCGTCGACTCCGTTGCCTCCGAAGGATCCTGA
- a CDS encoding tRNA (adenosine(37)-N6)-threonylcarbamoyltransferase complex dimerization subunit type 1 TsaB has protein sequence MTRSLLLVLHSSSQSLGVATLDLCKPLTSQCSEVFPVGRNLTNVLFNCVQELLPASRWPEICRLAVAIGPGGFTGTRLTVTMARILAQQLDCPLDGISSFALMAPRLSESLSEEQRQCPFWLVRHLPRRGMLGGRYWLNGRAGQIVELDLPHLLNEADEVIPPILKAVDDVARDTLTLLDCCALAARKNTPGPWHSVLPLYVTSPVSS, from the coding sequence GTGACCAGATCATTGCTGCTCGTACTTCACAGTTCATCACAATCGCTTGGGGTAGCAACCCTTGATCTTTGCAAGCCACTGACTAGCCAGTGCTCAGAAGTGTTTCCAGTGGGTCGTAACCTCACTAATGTTTTGTTTAACTGTGTCCAAGAGCTTCTACCAGCTAGCCGCTGGCCTGAGATCTGTCGCCTCGCTGTGGCTATAGGTCCAGGTGGTTTTACAGGAACTCGTTTGACAGTGACTATGGCCAGGATATTGGCACAGCAGCTTGACTGTCCACTTGATGGTATCAGTAGCTTTGCTCTAATGGCCCCAAGGCTATCTGAGAGCTTAAGTGAGGAGCAGCGACAGTGCCCATTTTGGCTAGTACGCCACTTGCCCCGACGTGGAATGCTAGGAGGGCGCTATTGGCTAAATGGAAGAGCTGGCCAAATAGTAGAGCTTGATTTACCCCATCTACTTAATGAAGCTGATGAGGTCATACCACCAATCCTAAAGGCTGTAGACGATGTTGCCAGAGATACACTAACGCTCTTAGATTGCTGTGCCTTGGCAGCAAGGAAAAATACTCCGGGACCTTGGCATAGCGTACTACCACTCTACGTCACATCACCAGTAAGCTCCTGA